One genomic region from Candidatus Manganitrophaceae bacterium encodes:
- a CDS encoding ketopantoate reductase family protein, with translation MLFVGAGAVGGYFGGRLCKSGADATFFVRPETYDHISGNCLTIKSIHGDFWVHPFLIHNISQISSVDLVVLAVKCYDILPVLKEIAPLVEKGAVILTLQNGVDIEEQVLSYYKRECVVAGLAYITARLASPGVIEHYRRGMISLGELSAEKSDRATQIYDLFSKAGISYTLRSRILKAKWEKLCWNATFNPLSVILDAPISLILDSPSLLEIVRRGISEVMDVASAEGIRLNPDTIRETISSSNPFRNYHTSMYEDYKNGKQTEIEYLNGAIIRRGKKVNIPTPTHQMLYPLVKGLVMNRSLRSSDTPQDGSDRESGLVHEKES, from the coding sequence ATTCTATTCGTTGGGGCAGGAGCTGTCGGAGGTTATTTTGGTGGACGTCTTTGCAAGTCTGGTGCGGATGCCACTTTTTTTGTCCGTCCGGAGACCTATGATCATATTTCCGGGAATTGTCTGACGATTAAGAGTATTCATGGCGATTTCTGGGTTCATCCCTTCCTTATTCACAACATTTCACAAATATCTTCAGTGGATCTCGTTGTTTTAGCCGTCAAATGTTATGACATTCTTCCGGTCCTCAAGGAGATTGCACCACTTGTTGAAAAGGGAGCGGTGATTCTCACCCTGCAAAATGGTGTGGATATCGAAGAACAGGTCTTGTCTTATTATAAACGCGAATGTGTGGTCGCGGGCTTGGCTTATATTACGGCCAGGCTGGCTTCCCCAGGGGTGATAGAACATTACAGGCGGGGGATGATTTCCCTGGGAGAGTTGTCAGCAGAGAAGAGTGATCGCGCCACCCAGATTTATGACTTGTTTTCGAAGGCCGGAATTTCATACACTTTGAGAAGCAGAATTCTAAAGGCAAAATGGGAAAAATTGTGCTGGAATGCAACCTTCAACCCCTTATCTGTTATTCTCGATGCACCCATCTCGCTGATATTGGATTCTCCTTCGTTATTGGAGATTGTCCGAAGGGGAATTTCCGAGGTGATGGATGTGGCATCTGCGGAAGGGATCCGCCTGAATCCAGACACCATCCGTGAGACGATTTCATCATCAAACCCGTTTAGAAATTACCATACGTCGATGTATGAAGATTACAAGAATGGAAAACAGACTGAAATAGAATACCTGAATGGTGCGATCATCCGCCGAGGGAAGAAAGTAAATATTCCCACTCCAACGCATCAGATGTTGTATCCTTTGGTGAAGGGATTGGTCATGAATCGATCCTTAAGAAGCTCGGACACGCCGCAGGATGGATCAGATCGGGAATCCGGGCTTGTCCATGAAAAAGAGAGTTGA